In Solobacterium moorei, a single genomic region encodes these proteins:
- a CDS encoding sugar ABC transporter ATP-binding protein has protein sequence MSERNDNLILSIKGMSKSFGRNRVLDHINLDVKPGSIMGLMGENGAGKSTMMKCLFGTYQKDEGSIFLDGKEVSFTGPKDALENGIAMVHQELNQCLERSVIDNLFLGRYPVNSLGVVDEGRMKKEASELFRSLGITVNLTQPMRTMSVSARQMCEIAKAISYHSKIIVLDEPTSSLTEPEVKKLFQMMRKLRSQGISIIYISHKMDEIFDICDQVSVLRDGKMIMTKDVTDTNMNDLIAAMVGRSLDNRFPPVDNTPGETILSVKDLSTKFAPYLDDVSFDVKEGEIFGLYGLVGAGRTELMETIFGVRTRAAGRVYYKGKLMNFDSAKEAMDNGFAMITEERKANGLFLKSDLTFNTCIANMDHYKNGIVVSDEKMKKATVKEIALMHTKCMGPDDAITSLSGGNQQKIIFGKWLERNPKVFMMDEPTRGIDVGAKYEIYDLIIKMAKKGKTIIVCSSEMPEILGITNRIGVMSNGRLAGIVNTKETNQEELLRLSAMYL, from the coding sequence ATGTCAGAAAGAAATGACAATTTAATCTTGTCAATAAAGGGCATGTCGAAATCATTCGGCAGAAACAGAGTGCTTGATCACATCAATTTAGATGTGAAACCCGGCTCAATTATGGGTCTCATGGGTGAAAATGGTGCTGGCAAATCTACAATGATGAAGTGTTTGTTCGGTACATATCAAAAAGATGAAGGAAGTATCTTCCTAGATGGAAAAGAAGTAAGTTTTACTGGTCCAAAGGATGCGCTTGAAAATGGTATTGCGATGGTTCACCAAGAATTAAACCAGTGTTTAGAGCGTAGTGTTATCGATAACTTATTCTTGGGGCGCTATCCAGTAAATTCTTTAGGTGTTGTTGATGAAGGAAGAATGAAGAAGGAAGCTTCTGAGCTGTTCCGTAGTTTAGGTATCACTGTCAATTTGACACAGCCAATGCGTACAATGTCCGTATCTGCTCGTCAGATGTGTGAAATTGCAAAGGCAATTTCGTATCATTCCAAGATTATCGTTTTGGATGAGCCTACATCTTCATTAACTGAACCGGAAGTTAAGAAGTTATTCCAGATGATGCGTAAGCTACGTAGTCAGGGAATTTCCATTATTTATATTTCTCATAAGATGGATGAAATTTTTGATATATGTGATCAGGTGTCTGTATTACGTGATGGTAAGATGATCATGACTAAGGACGTCACTGACACAAATATGAATGACTTGATTGCGGCGATGGTTGGACGTTCTCTTGATAACCGTTTCCCACCGGTTGATAACACACCAGGTGAAACAATTCTTTCTGTCAAGGATCTTTCAACGAAGTTTGCACCATACCTTGACGATGTAAGTTTCGACGTTAAGGAAGGAGAAATCTTCGGCTTGTATGGTCTAGTTGGTGCTGGACGTACAGAGTTAATGGAAACAATCTTTGGTGTTCGTACTAGAGCAGCAGGTCGTGTTTATTACAAAGGTAAGCTCATGAACTTCGATAGTGCAAAAGAAGCCATGGACAATGGATTTGCTATGATTACCGAAGAAAGAAAGGCTAATGGATTATTTTTGAAGAGTGATTTAACTTTCAATACATGTATTGCAAATATGGATCACTATAAGAATGGTATCGTTGTGTCTGACGAAAAGATGAAGAAGGCAACGGTAAAAGAGATTGCCTTGATGCATACAAAGTGTATGGGACCAGATGATGCGATTACATCATTATCTGGTGGTAATCAGCAGAAAATCATCTTTGGTAAGTGGTTAGAAAGAAATCCGAAGGTGTTTATGATGGATGAGCCAACCCGTGGTATCGATGTTGGTGCAAAATATGAGATCTATGATTTAATCATCAAGATGGCAAAGAAGGGTAAGACAATTATTGTATGTTCATCTGAAATGCCAGAGATTCTCGGTATCACAAATCGAATCGGTGTTATGTCCAATGGGCGTCTTGCCGGAATCGTTAATACAAAAGAGACAAATCAGGAAGAACTCCTGAGACTCAGCGCAATGTATTTGTAA
- a CDS encoding ABC transporter permease subunit, which yields MSQNNEKLGAEVLSVEQEESLLKPITDYVGKIQAQIDELRKDGTDKAVELMNVIQMTKNDKSLSKGEKENRITEAKKALEAAQQVEKTNKPAIDKLINEGVTYLNQHFEKEYYSKVVASCVAEKSLAAKRHSDLLVEIKNVHTQNLSKLSGNDADAKQEIKDENYVYKNKVFDAKLIYQKELQAIKDRKHEAFIQRYHLVDLLKMSKFSFTETQAQKIEHYLYTFNRKDWLLRNGLYLVIILVFIGLGIVTPIIKKTPLFTVNNILNILQQASPRMFLALGVAGVIMLAGTDLSIGRMVGMGMVASTIIMHKGINTGAVFGKVFDFTNLPIGLRAVMALVVCIILCTIFTSIAGFFKAKYKMHPFISSMSNMLIIFGMVTYATKGVSFGAIENDIPAMIIPKIGNFPTIILWAAVAVMIVWFIWNKTTFGKNLYAVGGNPEAAAVSGIDVFRVTIMAFVMAGVLYGFGAWLECNRMVGSGSAAYGQGWDMDAIAACVVGGVSFSGGIGKISGVVVGVTIFTALTYSLTILGIDTNLQFVFEGLIILAAVTLDCLKYVQKK from the coding sequence ATGAGTCAAAATAACGAAAAATTAGGGGCAGAGGTTCTCTCTGTTGAACAAGAAGAAAGCCTATTAAAACCAATTACGGACTACGTAGGTAAGATTCAAGCACAAATTGATGAATTACGTAAAGACGGAACAGATAAGGCTGTTGAGTTAATGAATGTAATTCAGATGACAAAGAATGATAAGAGTTTATCTAAAGGTGAAAAGGAAAACCGTATCACCGAAGCTAAGAAGGCTTTAGAAGCTGCTCAGCAGGTTGAAAAAACAAATAAGCCAGCTATTGATAAGCTAATCAACGAAGGCGTTACTTATTTAAATCAACATTTTGAAAAGGAATATTATTCAAAGGTTGTAGCAAGTTGTGTTGCAGAAAAATCCCTTGCCGCAAAGAGACATAGCGATTTGTTAGTTGAAATAAAGAATGTTCATACACAGAATCTTTCTAAGCTTTCAGGTAATGACGCCGATGCAAAACAAGAAATCAAAGATGAAAACTATGTATATAAAAACAAAGTCTTTGACGCAAAACTAATATATCAAAAAGAATTACAGGCAATTAAGGATCGTAAACATGAAGCGTTTATTCAACGTTACCATTTGGTCGACCTATTGAAGATGTCTAAATTCAGTTTTACTGAAACGCAGGCTCAGAAGATTGAACATTACTTATATACATTCAATCGTAAGGATTGGCTATTACGTAATGGTCTATATCTTGTTATTATCCTTGTATTTATTGGTTTAGGTATTGTTACTCCAATTATCAAGAAAACTCCTTTATTTACAGTCAATAACATCTTAAATATCTTACAACAGGCTTCTCCAAGAATGTTTTTGGCATTAGGTGTAGCTGGTGTGATAATGCTTGCAGGTACTGACTTATCCATTGGACGTATGGTGGGTATGGGTATGGTAGCTTCTACAATCATTATGCATAAGGGTATTAATACTGGTGCAGTATTTGGTAAGGTGTTTGATTTCACTAATCTTCCAATTGGTCTAAGAGCTGTGATGGCGCTGGTTGTGTGTATTATCTTATGTACCATCTTTACTTCCATTGCTGGGTTTTTTAAGGCGAAGTATAAGATGCATCCATTTATTTCATCAATGTCCAATATGTTAATTATCTTTGGTATGGTTACATATGCAACAAAGGGTGTATCATTCGGTGCAATTGAGAATGATATTCCAGCAATGATTATTCCTAAGATTGGCAACTTCCCTACAATTATCTTATGGGCCGCTGTAGCTGTAATGATTGTGTGGTTTATTTGGAATAAGACGACATTTGGTAAAAACTTATATGCGGTTGGTGGAAATCCAGAAGCTGCTGCAGTATCAGGTATCGATGTATTTAGAGTGACAATTATGGCTTTTGTAATGGCTGGTGTACTCTATGGCTTTGGTGCATGGTTAGAATGTAACCGTATGGTAGGTTCTGGTTCTGCTGCGTACGGACAGGGTTGGGATATGGACGCTATCGCTGCCTGCGTAGTAGGTGGTGTATCCTTCTCCGGTGGTATCGGTAAGATTTCTGGTGTTGTTGTCGGTGTAACAATCTTCACAGCGTTAACATACTCATTAACAATCTTAGGTATTGACACAAACCTCCAGTTTGTATTCGAAGGTCTCATCATCTTAGCTGCGGTAACACTAGACTGCTTAAAGTACGTTCAAAAGAAGTAA
- a CDS encoding DUF6553 family protein, with protein MKINELKEKYYSLEDSYKRYTLVQEYLANHKDDEIVKEMLEVLTKRYGNARLRKPADHFMHACLMMKLMADEKFSSLMLAKKKQEYQQFLQELAISAKQSEYLAAEWKHLARTYIRLSKKNNSKSYFFGMGKRDEHVVVGNIADEITNIFVRLPKRLGYTKEVASLCKIVMDTFLEEFPNDEEILNNAIKK; from the coding sequence ATGAAAATCAATGAATTAAAAGAAAAATACTATTCTTTAGAAGATAGTTATAAACGATATACATTAGTTCAGGAGTACTTAGCAAATCACAAAGACGATGAAATTGTGAAAGAAATGCTAGAAGTGCTGACGAAGCGTTATGGAAATGCGAGGTTAAGAAAGCCGGCAGATCACTTTATGCATGCATGTTTGATGATGAAACTGATGGCAGATGAAAAGTTTAGTAGTCTTATGCTCGCAAAGAAAAAGCAGGAATATCAACAATTCCTACAAGAACTAGCAATCAGTGCAAAACAATCTGAGTATCTAGCTGCAGAGTGGAAACATCTAGCCAGAACGTATATTCGCTTAAGTAAGAAGAATAATTCTAAATCCTATTTCTTCGGTATGGGAAAACGGGATGAACATGTAGTCGTTGGAAATATAGCGGATGAAATCACAAATATCTTTGTGCGCTTACCAAAACGACTAGGATATACAAAAGAAGTTGCGAGTTTGTGCAAAATTGTAATGGATACATTCCTAGAAGAGTTTCCAAATGATGAAGAAATATTGAACAATGCAATTAAAAAGTGA
- the deoD gene encoding purine-nucleoside phosphorylase yields the protein MSTPHNSAEKGQFAKTVLMPGDPLRAKFIAETFLENPVLVNNVRGVQGYTGTWKGKPVSVMASGMGMPSIGIYSYELFTEYDVENIIRIGSAGAYQPELKLFDVILADAAYSESSFAREQCGNTSDTIKPSAELNEKIKKAAANLGMKITEGLIHSSDVFYREKNVTYLPKVMNELHCLGVEMESFALFSNANVLGKNAACLLTVSDSFVSPEITTAEQRQTAFTDMMKIALDAAIAD from the coding sequence ATGTCTACACCACATAACAGTGCCGAAAAGGGTCAGTTTGCAAAAACAGTCTTAATGCCAGGTGATCCACTTCGTGCAAAGTTCATCGCTGAAACATTCTTGGAGAATCCAGTACTAGTTAATAACGTACGTGGCGTTCAAGGATACACAGGAACTTGGAAAGGCAAACCAGTATCCGTTATGGCATCAGGAATGGGAATGCCATCGATTGGCATCTATTCTTACGAATTATTTACAGAATATGATGTTGAAAATATTATTCGTATTGGTTCTGCCGGTGCATACCAACCAGAATTAAAATTATTTGATGTAATTCTAGCAGATGCTGCTTATTCCGAATCTTCATTCGCAAGAGAACAATGCGGAAATACAAGCGATACAATCAAGCCATCTGCAGAATTAAACGAAAAGATCAAGAAAGCTGCAGCTAATCTGGGAATGAAGATTACAGAAGGTTTGATTCATTCATCCGATGTATTCTATCGTGAAAAGAATGTTACTTACCTACCAAAGGTTATGAACGAACTACACTGCTTAGGTGTTGAAATGGAGAGCTTTGCTCTATTCTCAAATGCAAATGTATTAGGAAAGAACGCAGCTTGTTTATTAACAGTTTCTGATAGTTTTGTATCACCAGAAATCACAACTGCTGAACAGCGCCAAACAGCCTTCACAGATATGATGAAGATTGCATTAGACGCCGCTATCGCTGACTAA
- the yfcE gene encoding phosphodiesterase, with translation MTNSHTFLVVSDIHGALSGAKAMEEAFSYHHADKILCLGDVLYHGPRNNLPNDYAPKEVITIMNAFKDKIIAVRGNCDAEVDQMVLNFPITADYNVLFHGAHQISMSHGHVYGPNNLPTLGTGDSFLSGHTHIPTAYEKDGILLLNPGSISLPKENHPRTYAIIGEDGFTVYTLDHKQYMHTDWL, from the coding sequence ATGACGAATTCACACACGTTTTTAGTAGTATCCGATATTCACGGTGCTCTTTCAGGTGCAAAAGCAATGGAAGAAGCCTTCTCATATCATCACGCAGATAAAATTCTCTGTCTTGGCGATGTTTTATATCATGGGCCAAGAAATAATTTACCAAATGATTATGCCCCAAAAGAAGTCATTACAATCATGAATGCATTCAAAGATAAGATCATTGCAGTACGTGGCAACTGTGACGCAGAAGTAGACCAGATGGTACTGAACTTTCCAATCACCGCTGACTATAATGTTCTTTTCCATGGAGCACATCAAATCTCTATGTCACACGGGCATGTATATGGTCCAAATAACCTTCCTACCCTAGGTACTGGAGATAGTTTCCTTTCAGGACACACGCATATTCCAACTGCTTATGAAAAAGATGGCATCTTACTTTTAAACCCAGGATCTATCTCTTTGCCAAAAGAAAACCATCCAAGAACATATGCCATTATCGGCGAAGATGGCTTCACCGTTTATACGCTTGATCATAAACAATACATGCATACAGATTGGCTATAA
- the coaBC gene encoding bifunctional phosphopantothenoylcysteine decarboxylase/phosphopantothenate--cysteine ligase CoaBC — protein sequence MKNKCIVVGVTAGIAAYKICQLVSSLKKQGNEVRVIMTKEAEKFVTPLTFQTLSSQKVITDMFTVDYTPDVHHISLAKKADLFVVAPATANIIAKIAHGIADDMLTTTFLASTCPKMIVPAMNTNMLNNPITQDNIATCQKYGMHIMCSGAGYLACGDVGAGRLPEPEEIEDAIASLVETDRYLQGRHVVITAGATQEEIDPVRYITNHSTGKMGYALAKEARNAGAKVTLISGKTNLPQPYGVDVVNVISAADMRECVVNNFEKADVVIMSAAVADYTPIEKADHKIKKAEGDLSIALKRTQDILLTIGKKKREDQVVIGFAMETENLLENAAKKLQEKNANYIIANSIREPGAGFGVDTNIVKIISPTSVEDLGLLSKDDTAKEILRHCLKK from the coding sequence ATGAAAAATAAGTGCATTGTTGTGGGAGTGACAGCAGGGATTGCTGCGTATAAAATTTGTCAGTTAGTTTCCTCGCTGAAAAAACAAGGAAATGAAGTTCGTGTTATCATGACAAAGGAAGCAGAGAAGTTTGTAACTCCTCTAACATTCCAAACACTCAGCAGCCAAAAGGTAATTACGGATATGTTTACGGTGGACTATACACCGGATGTACATCATATCTCACTTGCGAAGAAAGCTGATTTATTTGTTGTAGCTCCTGCTACTGCAAATATCATTGCTAAGATTGCCCATGGCATAGCAGATGACATGTTAACGACTACATTTTTGGCATCCACATGTCCAAAAATGATTGTTCCTGCAATGAATACAAATATGCTAAACAATCCAATCACACAGGATAATATTGCGACATGCCAAAAATATGGCATGCATATCATGTGTAGTGGTGCGGGATATCTAGCTTGTGGAGATGTAGGCGCAGGGCGTTTACCTGAACCAGAGGAAATCGAAGATGCGATTGCCTCCCTTGTAGAAACTGATCGCTACTTACAAGGAAGACATGTTGTGATTACTGCAGGTGCTACCCAAGAAGAAATTGATCCTGTGCGTTATATAACGAACCATTCTACAGGAAAGATGGGCTATGCTTTGGCGAAAGAAGCACGTAATGCAGGTGCGAAGGTAACGCTGATTTCTGGCAAGACAAATTTACCGCAACCTTATGGGGTTGATGTCGTAAATGTCATAAGTGCTGCAGATATGAGAGAGTGTGTTGTCAACAACTTTGAAAAGGCAGACGTTGTAATTATGTCTGCGGCAGTTGCGGATTATACGCCAATTGAAAAGGCGGATCACAAGATTAAAAAAGCAGAGGGTGATTTATCCATCGCTCTGAAACGTACACAGGATATTCTTCTGACAATTGGAAAGAAGAAACGTGAAGATCAGGTCGTGATTGGCTTCGCGATGGAAACAGAGAATTTATTAGAAAACGCGGCAAAGAAACTACAAGAAAAAAATGCGAACTATATTATCGCAAATAGTATTCGTGAACCTGGTGCAGGCTTTGGTGTTGATACAAATATTGTAAAAATCATCTCCCCAACAAGTGTAGAGGATTTAGGATTATTATCCAAAGATGATACAGCGAAAGAGATACTGCGTCATTGCCTAAAGAAGTGA
- a CDS encoding type III pantothenate kinase, which yields MLLTIDVGNTNISMGILDGEKIIGRYRLMTQTIRTSDEYGFFITTFLNTLELKALDITGIIISSVVPKLMYSLTSAVIKYLHQKPMIVSNDMQMDIKLDTEAPRSIGADRIVNTTYAWNTFHRSCIIVDFGTATTYDYINQNGVFRYVVIQPGLGISLNALTSMTAKLPEIEIVKPKSVLGTNTIEGMQAGVVYGYIGSVEYIIKTMKKELNDPTCMVIATGGLGKIIANETDEINAYDADIAYKGMKILYDINKGREYENL from the coding sequence ATGTTACTAACAATTGATGTTGGAAATACAAATATTTCTATGGGAATTCTCGATGGAGAGAAAATCATTGGTCGCTATCGACTCATGACACAAACAATACGTACTAGTGATGAGTATGGCTTCTTCATCACAACATTCCTAAATACATTAGAGTTAAAAGCTTTAGATATTACAGGTATTATCATTTCTTCTGTTGTGCCAAAGTTGATGTATTCTTTGACTTCTGCAGTGATTAAATATTTACATCAAAAACCAATGATTGTAAGTAATGATATGCAGATGGATATTAAACTGGATACCGAGGCACCAAGATCGATAGGAGCAGACCGTATTGTAAATACAACATATGCATGGAATACATTTCATCGTTCATGCATTATCGTAGACTTTGGAACTGCAACAACATATGACTATATTAATCAAAATGGTGTCTTCCGCTATGTAGTGATTCAGCCAGGATTGGGTATTAGTCTAAATGCACTAACTTCTATGACGGCTAAGCTACCTGAAATTGAGATTGTGAAACCTAAGTCAGTGCTTGGTACAAATACAATTGAAGGCATGCAGGCAGGTGTTGTATATGGATATATTGGTTCGGTAGAATACATCATTAAAACAATGAAGAAGGAACTCAACGATCCAACATGCATGGTCATTGCGACTGGTGGTCTTGGTAAGATTATCGCAAATGAAACAGATGAGATTAACGCATATGATGCGGATATTGCATATAAGGGGATGAAGATTTTATACGATATCAATAAGGGGAGAGAATATGAAAATCTTTGA
- a CDS encoding dipeptidase, with product MKIFDLHADLAEAIKLFYTDGKTSILKKDWNTRFKQGQIAYTSAASFFVGTENWQEMQDVVTKVKNDITASGHKVIYTKDDLDDDQQETAFLMTIEGMCGIHDDVEEKIQWLYDMGNRIGSLCWNDQNALATGNSGDPTRGLTELGKQVIVKMNELHMIVDVSHANEKTFWDILSCSTQPIIATHSNAKGRCFVERNLTDQQIRAIASKDGLIGMNACCSFIHTEQQKQDALHLAKHAKYITDLVGVRHVACGFDFGEYYNDGEEHNMYGPSQAQNFIKALQRVGFTAEEIKDIAYRNVLRFLRKYM from the coding sequence ATGAAAATCTTTGATTTACATGCGGACTTAGCAGAAGCGATTAAGCTTTTCTACACAGATGGCAAAACCTCCATCCTTAAGAAAGATTGGAACACTCGTTTTAAACAGGGGCAGATTGCATATACTTCTGCCGCAAGTTTCTTTGTGGGAACAGAAAACTGGCAAGAGATGCAAGATGTTGTCACAAAGGTAAAGAATGATATTACTGCTTCTGGGCATAAAGTTATCTATACCAAGGATGATTTAGATGATGATCAACAAGAAACGGCATTCTTAATGACAATTGAAGGAATGTGCGGTATCCACGACGATGTTGAAGAGAAAATTCAATGGTTATATGATATGGGCAATCGTATTGGTTCTCTTTGCTGGAATGATCAAAATGCACTTGCGACAGGTAATTCTGGAGATCCTACAAGAGGGTTAACAGAACTCGGTAAGCAAGTAATCGTAAAGATGAATGAACTACATATGATAGTGGATGTGTCTCATGCCAATGAGAAGACATTTTGGGATATTCTTTCCTGTTCAACACAACCAATCATTGCGACACATTCAAATGCGAAGGGCCGTTGCTTTGTGGAAAGAAATCTAACAGATCAGCAGATTCGTGCAATCGCGAGTAAAGATGGATTGATTGGTATGAATGCATGTTGTTCATTTATTCATACAGAACAACAAAAACAAGATGCACTACATCTTGCAAAACATGCAAAATATATCACAGATCTTGTTGGGGTAAGACACGTTGCTTGTGGATTTGACTTTGGTGAATATTATAACGATGGTGAGGAACATAATATGTATGGTCCTTCTCAAGCACAGAATTTTATCAAAGCGTTACAGCGTGTAGGATTTACAGCAGAGGAAATTAAAGATATTGCATATCGCAATGTTCTACGCTTTTTAAGAAAATATATGTAA
- a CDS encoding nucleotidyltransferase family protein — MNKPTLVILAAGMGSRYGGMKQIDGVGSHGEPIIEFSIYDAKEAGFENVVLIIRREHEQAFHTALTDRVSKGINVKFAYQDINNVPSDIVVPEGREKPWGTTHALLACKGVVDGPFAIINADDFYGKDAYKVIYNFLTTEVSDDHYAMVGYAANNTLTDHGTVTRGVCQKDEKGNLTSIVEVQKIARQDGKVVYDDNGTWKEMDPNALVSMNFWGFTPKVFDDMDVYFDEFIHANLASNPMKCEYVIPTTVGQMVKDGKCTVKVLSSKDQWFGVTYQEDKPLVVEKIAEMKEAGIYPDILWK; from the coding sequence ATGAACAAACCTACATTAGTTATTTTGGCTGCCGGAATGGGTAGCCGCTATGGTGGCATGAAACAGATTGATGGAGTTGGAAGCCATGGTGAACCAATCATAGAATTTTCTATCTATGACGCAAAAGAAGCAGGCTTTGAGAATGTTGTTCTCATCATCCGTCGTGAACATGAACAAGCATTCCATACCGCATTAACAGACCGCGTATCGAAGGGAATAAACGTGAAGTTTGCTTATCAGGATATCAACAATGTTCCATCTGACATTGTGGTACCTGAAGGACGTGAAAAACCATGGGGCACAACACATGCATTACTTGCATGTAAGGGTGTCGTTGATGGACCATTTGCGATTATCAATGCAGATGACTTCTATGGCAAGGACGCATACAAAGTTATCTACAATTTCCTAACAACTGAAGTAAGTGATGACCATTACGCAATGGTTGGTTATGCCGCAAATAATACGCTTACAGATCACGGAACAGTTACACGTGGTGTATGCCAAAAAGATGAAAAAGGCAACTTAACAAGCATTGTTGAAGTACAGAAGATTGCCCGTCAAGATGGTAAGGTTGTTTATGATGACAATGGAACTTGGAAAGAAATGGATCCTAATGCATTAGTATCTATGAACTTCTGGGGATTTACACCTAAGGTATTTGATGACATGGATGTATACTTTGATGAATTCATTCATGCAAACCTCGCATCAAACCCAATGAAGTGTGAATATGTCATTCCTACTACTGTTGGTCAAATGGTTAAGGATGGTAAGTGTACAGTTAAAGTACTTTCCTCTAAAGACCAATGGTTTGGTGTAACATATCAAGAAGACAAGCCACTTGTAGTTGAAAAGATTGCGGAAATGAAAGAAGCAGGAATCTACCCAGATATCCTTTGGAAGTAA
- a CDS encoding Maf family protein, with product MRKLVLASQSPRRKELLEKTGFSFICDPADIDETIDLQADLVEESKNLSYRKAKTVLERHPESIVIGSDTLVLCDNQVMGKPEDDEDAFKMLKKLQNHKSQVLTSLCIISEKKCFTYASVADVYFAQMSDEEIWDYIHTGETADKAGAYAIQGFGGRYIKEIHGDYYTIMGLPLQVVYNELKNSTDY from the coding sequence ATGAGAAAACTAGTGCTAGCTTCACAGAGTCCACGCCGTAAAGAACTATTAGAAAAAACGGGATTTTCGTTTATCTGTGATCCAGCAGATATTGATGAAACAATTGATTTACAGGCAGATCTTGTTGAGGAAAGTAAGAATCTATCTTATCGCAAAGCAAAGACAGTTTTAGAAAGACATCCAGAGTCTATCGTGATTGGTAGTGATACTTTAGTCTTATGCGATAACCAAGTTATGGGGAAACCAGAAGATGATGAGGATGCGTTTAAGATGTTGAAGAAGCTTCAAAATCACAAGAGTCAAGTACTAACAAGCTTATGCATTATTAGTGAAAAGAAGTGTTTTACATATGCAAGTGTTGCGGATGTCTATTTTGCGCAAATGAGTGATGAAGAAATCTGGGATTATATTCATACAGGGGAAACTGCAGATAAAGCAGGAGCCTATGCAATCCAAGGGTTTGGTGGAAGATACATCAAAGAAATTCATGGTGATTATTATACCATTATGGGACTACCTTTACAGGTTGTTTATAATGAACTGAAAAACAGTACTGATTATTGA